A section of the Lepus europaeus isolate LE1 chromosome 10, mLepTim1.pri, whole genome shotgun sequence genome encodes:
- the UPK3A gene encoding uroplakin-3a isoform X2 — MPLLWTLLALGCLRFGSAVNLQPQLASVTFATNNPTLTTVALEKPLCMFDSSGALNGTYEVYLYVLEDLAAPYMAIDTWPGRRSGGMIVITSILGSLPFFLLLGFAGAIVLSFLDMGTTDGEMSHDSQILQETAPRSLGSSEPSYASVNRGPPLDRAEAYSGKLQD, encoded by the exons CGGTGAACCTCCAGCCTCAATTGGCCAGCGTGACCTTCGCCACCAACAACCCAACACTCACCACCGTGGCCTTGGAAAAGCCGCTCTGCATGTTTGACAGCTCGGGGGCCCTCAACGGCACCTACGAGGTCTACCTCTACGTCCTGGAGGACTTGG CTGCCCCCTACATGGCCATCGACACGTGGCCGGGCCGGCGCAGCGGGGGCATGATCGTCATCACCTCCATCCTGGGCTCCCTGCCCTTCTTCCTGCTGCTCGGCTTTGCAGGAGCCATCGTCCTCAGCTTCCT GGACATGGGCACCACGGACGGGGAAATGTCGCACGACTCCCAGATCCTGCAAGAGACTgcccccaggtccctgggcagCTCGGAGCCGTCCTATGCGTCTGTGAACCGGGGGCCGCCCCTGGACAGGGCCGAGGCGTACTCTGGCAAGCTGCAGGACTGA
- the UPK3A gene encoding uroplakin-3a isoform X1 codes for MPLLWTLLALGCLRFGSAVNLQPQLASVTFATNNPTLTTVALEKPLCMFDSSGALNGTYEVYLYVLEDLAGSRNASVQDSTNAPLDSTFQQTHGGRTGPYRAVAFGLTPCSDLPNLDAVGDVTQASEILNAYLVKVGSNGSCLWDPNFQGFCNAPLSAATEYRFKYVLVNMATGLVQDQTLWSDAIRTNRPAPYMAIDTWPGRRSGGMIVITSILGSLPFFLLLGFAGAIVLSFLDMGTTDGEMSHDSQILQETAPRSLGSSEPSYASVNRGPPLDRAEAYSGKLQD; via the exons CGGTGAACCTCCAGCCTCAATTGGCCAGCGTGACCTTCGCCACCAACAACCCAACACTCACCACCGTGGCCTTGGAAAAGCCGCTCTGCATGTTTGACAGCTCGGGGGCCCTCAACGGCACCTACGAGGTCTACCTCTACGTCCTGGAGGACTTGG CCGGCTCCAGGAATGCCTCTGTGCAGGACAGCACCAACGCCCCCCTGGACTCGACCTTCCAGCAGACCCACGGCGGGAGGACAGGTCCCTACAGGGCTGTGGCCTTTGGCCTGACCCCCTGCAGCGACCTGCCCAACCTGGATGCTGTCGGGGATGTGACCCAGGCCTCGGAGATCCTGAACGCATACCTGGTGAAGGTGGGCAGCAATGGGAGCTGCCTGTGGGACCCTAACTTCCAGGGCTTCTGCAACGCACCCCTGTCGGCAGCCACAGAGTACAG GTTCAAGTACGTCCTGGTCAACATGGCCACAGGCTTGGTACAGGACCAGACTCTGTGGTCAGATGCCATCCGCACCAACCGGC CTGCCCCCTACATGGCCATCGACACGTGGCCGGGCCGGCGCAGCGGGGGCATGATCGTCATCACCTCCATCCTGGGCTCCCTGCCCTTCTTCCTGCTGCTCGGCTTTGCAGGAGCCATCGTCCTCAGCTTCCT GGACATGGGCACCACGGACGGGGAAATGTCGCACGACTCCCAGATCCTGCAAGAGACTgcccccaggtccctgggcagCTCGGAGCCGTCCTATGCGTCTGTGAACCGGGGGCCGCCCCTGGACAGGGCCGAGGCGTACTCTGGCAAGCTGCAGGACTGA